Proteins encoded by one window of Gemmatimonas aurantiaca:
- a CDS encoding NAD(+)/NADH kinase yields MRVGVVGHRGYVGLPAVLNTLLDSAQALNLSLAFEDDLWEIAEEGERLQDAGSLDALITLGGDGTLLRGARLVNGRQIPILGVNFGRLGFLTSCSAEDMEEAIGRLARGEFVSEPRMTLESCAIDGDNSERCRWLALNDVVMHKGGFARLVKFSVFVDGEPIGSYSADGLIISTPTGSTGYSLSAGGPIIVPTVESIVLTPVSPHTLAMRPLVLPAEAEVKVRADDGPEELLVTVDGQVGTTFTGGEVLIVRRAPDPVQIVRLPGVTFFTRLRHKLGWGGLSGRDGEAR; encoded by the coding sequence ATGCGTGTCGGCGTCGTGGGGCATCGCGGGTACGTCGGACTTCCGGCCGTACTCAACACACTGCTCGACAGTGCGCAGGCGCTGAACCTTTCGCTGGCGTTCGAAGACGATCTGTGGGAGATCGCCGAGGAAGGTGAACGGTTGCAGGATGCGGGGTCGCTCGATGCGCTGATCACGCTGGGTGGTGATGGCACGCTCCTGCGCGGTGCGAGGCTCGTGAACGGCCGGCAGATCCCCATCCTCGGCGTGAATTTCGGCCGGCTCGGTTTTCTCACGAGCTGCAGCGCGGAAGACATGGAGGAAGCGATCGGGCGTCTCGCGCGCGGGGAGTTCGTGTCGGAGCCGCGCATGACCCTCGAATCGTGCGCCATCGATGGGGACAACTCCGAACGATGCCGCTGGCTCGCGCTCAACGATGTGGTCATGCACAAGGGCGGGTTTGCCCGCCTCGTGAAGTTTTCCGTGTTCGTGGACGGCGAACCGATCGGCTCCTATTCCGCCGATGGATTGATCATCAGCACCCCCACGGGTTCCACGGGATACTCCCTGTCCGCGGGCGGACCGATCATCGTGCCCACGGTGGAAAGCATCGTGCTCACGCCAGTCTCGCCACACACCCTCGCCATGCGGCCGTTGGTGCTGCCCGCCGAAGCGGAAGTGAAAGTGCGTGCGGATGATGGGCCGGAAGAACTTTTGGTAACGGTGGATGGGCAGGTCGGCACTACCTTCACCGGTGGTGAGGTGCTCATCGTGCGACGCGCCCCTGACCCCGTACAGATCGTCCGCCTCCCTGGCGTCACGTTCTTCACGCGCCTCCGGCACAAGCTCGGCTGGGGCGGACTCTCGGGGCGCGACGGCGAAGCACGCTGA
- the recN gene encoding DNA repair protein RecN, giving the protein MLVELRIRNVAVIDTVALPLGAGLNVLTGETGAGKSLIIGALGMLLGERATSDRIRAGAERASVEGIFELPAGHALFADLDARGIEVDQGGSATIVLKREVSANGRSRAWINGSPVTAAVLSDVGAQLVSVHGQHESRALVDTEHQRDMLDEYVQAGAARREVQQAFERLTELRKRERELQQRRQEALRRADYLRFLVQEIADVSPTPGEDEALDAEIRRFSHAEELQAHAAQAAGTISGDERSVLTRLAAVRRALLGLSRIDPDTERLQPGFDSAVYALEELARELEMYAESVEADPTRLRTLERRRDALHGVMRKYGPTLDDVQRTHDDATRELALVDGDDAELSVIAGEREAVERALHEGAARLTALRRRGAGQLATAVTALFPELGMTDGRLNVHITPLESIGASGAESVQFLATLNAGMEARALGRIASGGELARVMLALSTVLAALQQVPTLVFDEVDAGVGGAVAWQVGALMRRVARHHQVLAISHLAQIAARASHHVVVHKSAVGTVTTADTFVVRDDARVMEVARMLGGDADREVSRAHARELLARGEDGEHVEVTDEAPPTASSETSAVPPAAPQASRTRQRRGKPV; this is encoded by the coding sequence ATGCTCGTTGAACTCCGGATTCGCAACGTCGCGGTGATCGACACGGTGGCCCTGCCGCTTGGCGCGGGGCTCAACGTGCTCACGGGCGAAACCGGTGCGGGCAAGTCGCTCATCATCGGTGCGCTGGGCATGTTGCTGGGTGAACGCGCCACCAGCGACCGCATCCGCGCGGGCGCCGAGCGGGCGTCGGTGGAGGGCATCTTCGAACTGCCCGCGGGACATGCGCTGTTCGCCGATCTCGACGCCAGGGGCATCGAGGTCGATCAGGGCGGCAGTGCCACCATCGTGCTCAAGCGCGAGGTGTCGGCCAACGGTCGTTCGCGCGCCTGGATCAACGGTTCTCCCGTGACGGCCGCGGTGTTGTCCGATGTGGGCGCGCAGTTGGTGAGCGTGCATGGACAGCATGAGTCGCGCGCGCTGGTGGACACCGAGCATCAGCGCGACATGCTCGACGAGTATGTCCAGGCTGGCGCCGCCAGGCGCGAGGTGCAACAGGCGTTCGAGCGGTTGACCGAACTCCGCAAGCGCGAGCGCGAACTGCAGCAGCGTCGGCAGGAGGCGTTGCGGCGCGCGGACTATCTGCGGTTTCTGGTGCAGGAAATCGCGGACGTCTCTCCGACACCGGGCGAGGACGAGGCGCTGGACGCCGAGATCCGCCGTTTCTCGCACGCCGAGGAACTGCAGGCGCATGCCGCGCAGGCCGCGGGTACGATCTCCGGTGACGAACGATCTGTTCTTACGCGATTGGCCGCGGTGCGGCGCGCGCTGCTCGGTCTTTCCCGCATCGATCCGGACACCGAGCGTCTGCAACCGGGATTCGACAGTGCCGTGTATGCGCTGGAAGAACTGGCGCGTGAACTCGAGATGTACGCGGAATCGGTGGAGGCCGACCCCACGCGGCTCCGCACGCTCGAACGTCGCCGCGACGCATTGCATGGCGTCATGCGCAAGTATGGGCCCACGCTCGACGATGTGCAGCGCACGCATGATGACGCAACGCGGGAACTGGCACTCGTGGATGGAGACGACGCCGAGCTGTCTGTCATTGCCGGCGAGCGTGAAGCGGTTGAACGCGCATTGCACGAAGGCGCGGCACGACTGACCGCACTGCGTCGACGTGGTGCGGGCCAACTGGCCACGGCGGTCACCGCCCTGTTCCCGGAACTGGGCATGACCGATGGCCGGCTCAACGTGCACATCACGCCGCTGGAATCGATCGGTGCGAGCGGAGCCGAGTCGGTGCAGTTCCTGGCCACGCTGAATGCGGGTATGGAAGCACGCGCCCTCGGACGTATCGCTTCGGGGGGGGAGCTCGCGCGGGTCATGCTGGCGTTGAGCACGGTGCTGGCGGCCCTGCAGCAGGTGCCGACGCTGGTGTTCGACGAAGTCGATGCGGGTGTGGGCGGCGCCGTGGCCTGGCAGGTCGGTGCGCTCATGCGGCGTGTGGCGCGGCACCATCAGGTGCTCGCCATCTCCCATCTGGCGCAGATCGCGGCCCGTGCCTCACATCACGTGGTGGTGCACAAGAGCGCCGTGGGCACGGTCACCACCGCGGACACCTTCGTGGTACGCGACGACGCGCGCGTGATGGAAGTGGCCCGCATGCTCGGCGGCGACGCCGACCGCGAGGTGAGTCGGGCGCACGCGCGCGAACTGCTGGCGCGCGGTGAGGATGGTGAGCATGTGGAAGTGACCGATGAAGCACCGCCGACCGCATCGTCAGAGACGTCAGCAGTGCCACCGGCCGCGCCGCAGGCGTCGCGAACGCGTCAGCGCCGCGGAAAGCCGGTATAG